GATTTTTCCTGACAAATGTATCATTATCAATTTACGGAATCAAAGCCAATCATCCTTATACTATTCCTGGTCTCATCGTTTGTATTCTTTTAATTTTTAAGGCCATTGTAGCTTATGGACTTTGGTTTGAAGAAAAATGGGGTCCAAAAACAGCAATTATTGATGCTATTATAGGTATTATAGTTTGCATTGTCATGATGGTAGTTATTCCTTTCGTTAATTCAAACATCAGCTTCACCATTAGACTAGAATTAATCCCTCTCTATTTTTATCTGATGAAAATGAGGGAGATTGAGAAGAGATGGACAAGCTTATAAAAGAAAAACCTCCAAATGGAGGTTTTTTCATTATATTCTTAATCAGATTTTATCGTCTTCCAGCAATTCTTTAGCCTGATACTCCTGGACAAGATCAATCGCATTTGAAATCACATCGCTCAGGGCAGTAATAAATGTTCCTTCTTCAGCCATTCCGATAGCATGTTTCAATGCCTCAATTTCTTTTGGAATAATCTCATAACTTACATCTCTTCCGGCTTCATTAATTCCGTCTATAATCAGACCGTTAATTTCCTCTTCTTTCCTTCCCCGAAGATGTTTTTCATTTCTTATGATAATGTAATCAAACATTCTCCCCGCAATCTTGCCGCATAACCGTATGTCTTCATCTCTCCGGTCTCCTACCCCTGAAATAATTCCAATTTTTTTGGTTGACTCTACATTTTTAAGATAATCTTCAATCGCCTCGTAGCCATTTGGATTATGGGCAAAGTCTATTAAAACCTTAAAATTTTTAAACTTAAATATATTCAATCTTCCCGGTGTAAGCTGTGCACTTGGAATAAATGTTCTAAGTGAATTTGAAATATCCTCAATACCAAAACCGTACAGGTAGCAGGCTAAACTTGCTGCCAGAACATTTGCGATCATGAATTTTGCCTTACCTTCCATTGTAATAGGAAAATCTTTAGCCCTTCCAATGCGGATCTTCCAGTCTCCTTTTTTAATGGTTACAAAGCCTTCTTCATACACACATGTAATTTTTCCTTCTTTCGCGAACTTCTTAATATACGAATTATTCTCGTCCAAGCTGAAAATTGCTACATTGCTGTCCAGATCATTTACAATTCGCATTGAATATTCATCATCGGCATTCATTACACTCCAGCCGCTTTTCTTTACACTATCCAATACTACTCTCTTTACTCTGGTAAGATCTTTTAGATTATGAATATCATTCATCCCCAAGTGATCTTCTTTAATATTGGTTAAAACGCCAATATCACACTGTGAAAAACCTAACCCTGAACGCAGAATTCCTCCTCTGGCAGTTTCTAATACCGCAAATTCTACAGTCGGATCTTTTAAAACAAATTCAGCGGAAAGCGGACCTGTGGTATCTCCTTTTGTAAGCATGGTATTCTGAATATAGATTCCATCTGAAGTTGTAAATCCAACTCTGTATCCGTTATTTTTAACAATATGGGAGATCAGTCTCGTCGTGGTTGTTTTACCATTAGTCCCCGTTACAGCTATAATAGGAATTGTAAAAGGTTTACCCTGTGGATACAGCATATCTACAACAGGAGCAGCCACATTCCTCGGAAGACCTTCACTTGGAGCAAGATGCATTCTGAATCCAGGAGCTGCATTTACTTCAATAATGGCCCCACCACTTTCTTTGAGTGGCTGAGTCAGATTTTCAGCCATGATATCGATACCACAAACATCAAGACCGATGATTTTAGAAATCCTTTCGGCCATGGTAATATTTTCAGGATGTACCATATCCGTTACGTCAATTGAGGTACCTCCCGTAGAAAGATTGGCAGTAGATTTCAAGAAAACGACTTCTCCTTTCTGAGGAACCGTCTCCAGTGTATACTGAAGCTTTTCAAGAAGCTCCATCGTATCCTTATCAATTTGTATTTCCGTTAAAACATTTTCGTGACCATAACCTCTCCTCGGATCTTTGTTTTCCTTTTCAATCAGTTTTCCTATATCATGTTCTCCGTCACCTACCACGTGGGCAGGTACCCGTCTGGCTGCTGCAACCATTTTATTATTAATGACCAGAACCCTGAAATCATATCCTGTAATATATTTTTCAACGATCGTTTTTTTAGAATAGTTCTGGGCATGTTGCAGACCAATTTTAGCACTTTCCCAATCATTTACATTGATAGACGACCCTTTTCCATGATTCCCATCCAATGGCTTAAGAACAATCGGATATCCGATTTTTTTAATAACCTTTTCCAAGCCTTCTTCATCCGTTACAAGGTCACCTATGGGAACCGGAATTGCCGCATCATGAAGCATCTTTTTGGTAAGCTCCTTGTTACATGCAATATCTACCGCAATTGAGCTTGTTTTACCGGTAATCGTTGCCTGGAATCTTTGCTGGTTAACTCCGTATCCCAATTGTACCAGAGAATTGGTTCCTAATCTGATCCATGGAATTTTTCTGGAAACGGCTTCTTCTACGATACTCCCTGTAGAAGGACCTAAACGAACACGTTCCCTGATTTCCTTTAATTTATGAACGCATTCACTGATATCGTATTCTTTTCCTTCGATCAGGGCTTCAGCAATTTTTACGGCTTCTTCAGCAGCATAAATTCCTGCATTTTCTTCAATATAATCAAATACTACATTGTAAACTCCGGGAGTTTTTGTTTCACGGGTTCTTCCAAATCCGGTGTCCATTCCTGCCAGGGTTTGGATTTCGAGAGCGATGTGTTCAATAACATGTCCCATCCAGGTTCCCGTTTCTACCCTATGAAAAAAGCCTCCTCTTACGCCCTCCGAACAGCGATGGGTAATCAAGGAAGGTATCAATTTTTCTATACGCTCTCTGAACCCTTCAATCTTATTGGTAGGAAAATTCTCCATCTCTTCGAGGTCCAACCGCATCTGTATCAGCTTCTTCCTTCTGATGCTCCAAATATTTGGACCACGTAAGGCCTGTATCTTCTCAATTTTCATAGTCAATTTGCATTTTTCTTGATTAATAATAACATCTTCTAAAATCAAAGATAATGTAAAACCATAAACAAAACCATAGACCATTTAAAGATTTCCCAAAAAAATTAAATATTATTAACAATCTTAAAATCCTCAAAATCAATTTATGTATAATTGATATTTCCTCGAGTACTAATAATTTTTTAAATTTGCATACATGATGAAACCTGTTGGAAAATTAATTGTTATCGGAGGTGCTGTAAATAAAGGAAGTTTTGCAGAAACCGATTATGATCAGAACATAGAAAAAAACCTTAATTTTTTTGAAAGAGGTATTTTAAGAAAGATCATTAATGAGTCTAAGCTCAAAGAAAATTCTGTAATAGAAATCGTTACTACAGCTTCACAGATCCCTCAGATTGTAGGAACGGAATATAAGAAAGCATTCGAATTTCTGGGCGCAAAAAATGTCAACATTCTGGATATCCATAACCGGGAAGAAGCCAATTCTGATGCTATGGTAGCAAGAGCCAATGCAGCGGACGTGGTGATGTTTACCGGTGGGGACCAATTGCGGCTTACATCTATCCTTGGTGGGACAAGATTCCACGATACCATTCTTTTAAAATACCAGGAGCAGGATTTCATCTATTCCGGAACTTCTGCCGGAGCTGCTGCTGCTTCAGAAAACATGATCTATCAGGGTAGCAGCTCGGAAGCATTATTAAAAGGAGAAATAAAAACCACTCAGGGTTTAGGACTTATTGATAATGTAATCATTGATACCCACTTTGTACAAAGAGGACGGATCGGAAGACTTTTCCAGGCAGTTGTTAATAATCCAAGAACATTAGGAATCGGATTGGGAGAAGATACAGGTCTTTTTATACATAATGATGTAATGACTGCTGTAGGTTCGGGTCTTGTGATTATCGTGGATGGACGTTTTATTAAAGATACCAATCTTACCAATATCAACTTAGGCGAACCTATATCCATTGATAACCTTACCGTGCATGTCATGTCGATGAACGATCATTATGACCTTACCACAAGAACATTAACGATTGAGAATTCACAATTCAATCCTATCCCACAGGACAAATAATTTGATCCCGAAAAATTGAGAGTGAAGAATTGAAAGTTTTTAGTGTATATGAACTAAAAACCTTATAATTTATAGTCAATATAATCGTAAGTTTACCACCTTCAACTTTCATTTAAATAAAAATATGAAAATAATCATCCACGGTGGTTTCTTTTCCGAAAGTGACCAAAGCCATGAAGTAAAAGTTGCCAAACAAAATTCATTAAAAAATATTGCACAAAAAGCATTTGATTATCTGCAATCCAATTCAGCTTTTGATACCGTAGCGTATGCAGTATCTCTTCTTGAAGATGATGCCCTGTTCAATGCAGGAATAGGTTCCCAAATCCAAAGTGATGGTATCATTCGGATGAGTGCAGCGATCATGGATGGAGAAACACAGAAATTAAGTGGTGTTATTAATATTCAGGATGTTAAAAATCCCGTATTTGTAGCAAAGGATTTAATGAAGGAGGAAGATCGTGTTTTAGGAGGTAGTGGTGCAAAAAAATATGCCTCAGAACATGGTTTTGAAGATTTCTCTACAGAAATTCCCCAAAGAAGAAAAGAATACGAAGCAAAAATCAATAACGGTGGAAAAGGAACTGTAGGCTGTGTAGCCATAGACAAAGATGGAAAACTTGCTGTTGCCACTTCAACCGGTGGAAAAGGGTTTGAAATTCCCGGAAGAATTTCTGATTCAGCTACTGTTGCCGGAAATTACGCCAATTCATTTTGTGCCGTAAGCTGCACTGGTGTAGGTGAAGATATTGTAAGCAATGCTACAGCAACAAAAATTGTGACCCGGGTAACTGATGGAATGAAATTGAAAGATGCATTTCATAAAACCTTTGAGGAATTAAAAACTATTGATGGCTTTGCAGGTGCGATTGCTATTGATAAAGATGGAAATATCTATCATCAGGACTCTTATCCTACGATGGTTTTTGCAAGTTTTGATGGTGAAAATTTTGAAATATTCAATTAATTTAACATTTTTTTATTACTGCTTTCATTTTTTTGGCACGCAATTTACATGATACTAAACAACAAATTTTTAATATTAATTTAAAAAAATAGAAATCATGGGAAATAAGACAAACGGATTATTAGCTTTATTAGGTTTAGGTGCTTTAGCATATTGGAAGTACAAAAAATCCACACCAGAAGAACAACAAGCTGTAAAGGACAAAATCAACAACGTTAAGGACAATGTAAACAAGTGGGGAAATGATCTTAAGAACAAAGCAAATGATGTTGCATCCCAGGTTCAGGACAAAGTTGATGAGGCAAAAACAAAAGCTCAGGACTCTTTAAGTTAAAACAAGTTTTTTTTAACATTCATATACAGAAAAGTCATCGTAATACTTATTTACGATGACTTTTTTTGTGCTTCCAATGCAAATACCAAAGGTATATGATTTCCAAATTGCGGTATTCTCCATTTACCTTTCTCAGATTCTACAATGTGTTTAAAACAAGGATAGGGAGACCAGTCAAATTCCTGAAAGTCATTTATGGTCATGTTATTTTTAATTAGATTCTGGATAACCTCTGCCAATGAATGATTCCACATCACATATTCCTGAGTAATATCGGCTGATGGATCTGCATACGTTCCGTTATATGTTTCAATGATCGGTTTTTCATTGAAATAATTATAAGCAACCCTATTAAAGTCATCATCAAACATCCAGACAACAGGATGAAATTCTGCCATGATAAACTTCCCATCCGGTTTTAAAAAGTGAGCAATAACCTGCGCCCAATGATCCAAGTCTGGAAGCCATCCTATGGTTCCATAGCTTGTAAATACAATATCGAACTTTTCATTTAAAACATTGGGAAGATCGTAAACATCAGAGCAAATAAATTCAGTATCGGTTCCACATTTCTTCGTCAAATCTCTTGCAGTAGCAATAGCTTTATCGGATAGATCAATTCCGGTAACCACAGCTCCCAGCCTTGATAATGATATTGAATCCTGTCCAAAATGGCATTGCAAATGCAGGATCTTTTTTCCTTCAATATTTCCTAAAAGTTCGAGTTCTATGGAATTGAGTGAACTTCTTCCATTTAAAAACTCATCAACAAAATAAAAATCCGATTTAAGATGGGGTTCCACCTTAGCATTCCAGGAGTTTCTGTTAATTTCTAAATAATTCTTTTCCATGATTGAACATATATGATGTGTATTGTAAACAATATTAATTATAATTCCCCGAATCAGTCATCCAGAGAATCATCGGATGGAATCACAATAGAAGTGTAAGGACTGTAAATCTCCCACCCTAAAGTTTCATATAATGATTTACCCTCTGTAGTGGCCACCAGAAAATTATTCCAGGCGCCTTTTGACAGTGCTATTTTTTCAAGTTCTTTCATTAGTAAAGAAGCAAGTCCTTTTCTTCTGTGTTTCTCATCTGTAATGATCTGATCATACACAGCCATATCATCAACAATAGCAACTCTTCCTATCGCTCCCTGCTCATTTCCATTTTTGGTCATTACCCTTACAACATGCGTAGAATTATACACGTCATGATGAATCGTGTAGTCATCTGGGAGACAACGCTTTAAAGCAACCATGGGATGAAAACATGACATCATATACTGGTCACCCTGAATTTTCCATTTTGAGGGGATTTTATCCTTAAAAGTTTCAAAAGTTGAGGAAACTTTCAGGTATACCCATGGTTCATCAATTATCTTCGACAGCTGAATAAAATCATCATTAGGTTCAGAAAACAGATATCGCTTTTTCTGCATAGGAGCATTGACATCAACAGTAAAACCGGATTTATATGGAACCGGTAAAGGTAATTCTCTTGATAACGACCATCCTTTCAACCACTTTTCTAATATTTCGGCTGAAGCTTTATTTTTCATGATAAGGCTATTAAAAATGTTGACATAAATATAATAATTGATTGATCTTATCTCACAATAAATATAGATTATATACATCTCAAAATATTAAAATAAATCACCATCTTTAACATAGTGTATTATGAAAGGCCAGGTTTTAAACAGATAAAAAATAATTTCATGAATAAAAAACATATTGTAATCATAGGTTTAGGAGGTGTAGGGGGCTATTTTGGCTTTAAAATAAGCCAGAATAATGAAACTTTCCACCAATATATCATATCATTTGTTGCAAGAGGTGAAACCTATAAAAAAGTGAAAGCGGAGGGCTTGACCTTAATTTCCACTGAACACCGATATAGTAAAACATGGGCTAATTCAGTTTATGAAAATATCGGGGAAATTGTAAAACCTGATCTTGTATTGATTTGTGTAAAAGAATACGACCTGGAAAGAGTTTGTCAAGAACTGAAAGAAGTCATTACTGAAAATACCATTTTATTACCTATGATGAATGGTGCTGATATTTATGACAGAATAAGAAAAATAATTCCTGCTCATGTTATATTGCCTTCATGTGTTTATGTAGCTTCTCATATAAAAGAAAAAGGAGTTGTAGAACATAAAGGGAAAACTGGAAAGTTGATTATTGGCAGGGATCCACAAAATTTTTCCCAAAACATAGATTGGGTAATCAATGTTCTCAAAGAAAGCAGGATCGATTTTGATTTTAAAGATGATGCCTTAACTGATATCTGGACCAAATTTACTTTTATAGCAAGTTTCGGACTGGTAACAGCTAAATACAACTCCTCTATTGGTACCGTTTGTACAGATCCTGCACAAAAAAATGAGGCAGAAGAAATAATGAAGGAAATAAAAGCAATTGCAGATAAAAAGGGGATTTTACTTGAAGATAATATCATCGAGAATACTTTTGAAAAAGCATCAGCATTTCCTCATGAAACTCCTACTTCCCTTCAATTGGATATTAATTCCGGAAAAAGAGAAAGTGAACTGGAATTATTTGCAGGAGCAATTATCAAATATGGAAATGAAAACGGAATCAAGGTACCTTTTACTCAAAAAATATATGATGAAATAAAGGCTAAGATAAAATAAAAAAAGAGTCTTCTTATCGATATAAGAAGACTCTTTTTATTTATTAATCTAGACTATCCCAAAAACTCTTCCAAAGAAACTGTTTTTTGCTCTCCGGCTTCAAGGTTTTTAAAAGTCACTGTTCTGTTTTTAATCTCTTCTTCACCCAGGAATACCAGGTTTTTAATTCCCTTTTTTTCTGCATAAGTGAATTGCTTATTAATTTTTGCACTTTCAGGATAAAGCTCGGCAGAAATCCCCTTTGCTCTGAGTTGAATAATTAGCTTTAAAGCTTCAAGTGTTTCTTCCCCTCCGAAATTAGCAAACAAATATTCTACTTTCGACGAAGCCTCTTCCGGGAAAAGACCTAGCTCTTCCATAACCAGATAAATCCTGTCTAATCCGAAAGAGATACCGATACCCGGAATATTTTTAACCCCGAATACAGCCGTAAGATTATCATATCTTCCACCACCACCGATAGAACCCATTTGAGCTTCATCGGCTTTCACTTCAAAGATAGCTCCTGTATAATAATCTAATCCTCTTGCTAAAGTAATATCGAAAACAAGATTCTGCAAATCTACGCCAAGACTCAAAGATTGCGTAAGAACAAACTCCAGTTCCTCTACTCCTTTCAATCCTATTTCATTTCCTACAAATTTCTCCTTCAGCTGAAGAAGATTTTCCAAAGCATCATCCGATTGAGAGAATAAGAAATCCAGTTTATCGATAGATTCCGGGGAAATTCCTCTTTCAAGCAATTCCTTGATTACACCGTCTTTTCCGATCTTATCCAATTTATCAAGTGCTACAGTAAAATCAATAAGCTTATCTGTAATTCCTGCATATTCTGCCAATCCGGAAAGGATTTTCCTGTTGTTGACATGAATCGTTACCGAAACTTTCAAGTCTGAGAAAGATTTCAGATACAGCTGAATCAGCTCTACTTCCTGTAAAAGACTTTCACTGCCTACTACATCGGCATCACACTGGTAAAATTCCCTGAACCTTCCTTTTTGAGGGCGGTCAGCTCTCCAAACCGGTTGAATCTGATATCGTTTGTATGGAAATGTTAATTGCCCGTGATTCATTGCCACGAATCTCGCAAAAGGTACGGTAAGATCATAGCGAAGAGCTTTGTCCGTAAGACTTTCTGAACTGAAAGGCTTATCCAATGCTTTTTGAAAATCGGTAAGCATCTGTGTCTTTTTATCTTCTTTAGCTTCATTGATGCTCGAGTTCAGGATCTTAAAAATTAACCGATCTCCCTCTTCTCCATATTTCCCCGTTAATGTCGAAAGATTTTCAAAACTTGGTGTCTCCAAAGGCTGGAATCCAAATAATTGAAAATTATTCTGTAAAATATTAATGATATATTTTCTTCTTGAAACTTCCTGTGCGGTAAAATCTCTCGTTCCTTTTGCTAAGCTTGGCTTCATTCTATAATAGGTAAATGATAAATAATAATTGATAAGTCTTGCAAAAATAAGGAATTGAAAGGACTTTTTAAATTCCGGAAGATTTTAATTATTTAAAATTTGAACTCATCGATTCCTTCATCATTAAACAGTATTTTTGTACAAGCCTCATGATTTTTCAAAGCTCCCTGTACACGCCATATGATCGTATATTTCTCTCCGATCCTCATCTGTTTACCCCTGCTAGATTTTAGTCCATATTCTTTGAAAAGGGCTTCATATTTATCCACCACTTCATCATTATAAGAAAGGGTAATCTGATAAGTATAGCGGGTTGTAATCCTATCGATAACGTTCTGTATATATTTGAAAAGGACCAAAAGTAAAACTACAGATAGGGAACCGATAAGAGCTTCCTTATAATATTCCGCACCTATCGTCATACCCAGTGCCGCACAAATCCAAATAGTCACAGCTGTTGTAAGCCCCGATACCCTGTTTTCCTCCTTAAAAATAACTCCCGCCCCTACAAAGCCGATTCCTGTAATAATATTAGCTGCAATCCGATCCGGACTTCCCTCGACACCAAGACTCAAAGATAGCATGGTAAACATACACGAACCCAATGTCACTAATATCATTGTCCTAAGTCCTGCAGATTTTAACTGGTACTCTCTTTCGATCCCGATGATTCCTCCAATTACAATCGAAAATACTATAGGGAGTATATCGTTTATACTAATCATTTATCTTTTTTTTGCCTATGTCAAATTATTATTTTTTTGTTTTATTTACAAATGTCTTATAAAAAAATATTATCAGTTTTCAGTACGTGTGCCCATTATTTACCGCTAGGTTTCATAACATAAATAGGTATGGAAAAAGCTGAAGGAATACAGGTCCCCCAGCTTTTCATTGTTTCACAATTTGTGTTTGATCAATTAATAAATCAGATACTTTCCAGAATTTCTATAATCTCTTCACCATAGTTTTCTATTTTATGTTTTCCGAAACCTTTGATGTCTAATAATTCTGCTTTTTTGGCCGGTTTATATTTTGCTACGGACAACAGCTCTTTATTGCTGGCTATAAAATAAATTGGAAGATTTTGCTCTCTTGCTTTTTCCGATCTCCATAATTTCAGGGCATCGAGAATTTTTTCTTCATCCCTATTCAGCATTTCATTTTCTGCCGAATATTTTACACTTTTGGATTCTTTTACAGCAGATACTCCTGCTTTCAGTTCTTCGAAGTATAAGACAACTGACCAGTAAAGCTCGTCATGTACAAAAGCCGTTTCCGATTTAATAATTTCATGATTTCCGAGAAAATCGTCCAATGCCTGCTGATCTGTATACAGATACTCTTCGGGCAGCCTTATTTTAAAAACTTTTACTCTCATCATCTGTGTTTTTGTATTATTTATTACCCCCTAACAGCAGGATTTCATCAACCCTTATTTCTGTAATATACCTTTTTACACCATCTTTATCATCATAAGATCTGTAGGTAAGCTTTCCCTCAATAGCAATTTCTTTTCCTTTGGGAACATACTTCTGAAGGATCTCCGCAACTTTTCCAAAGGCAATCAGATTATGCCATTGTGTTTCTTCTACTTTTTCACCTTTTGCATTGGTGTAGTGATCACTCGTTGCTAAAGACACGCTTGCTTTTACATTTCCACTGTCGAAGTTGATCATTTCTACTTCTTTTCCTGTGTAACCGATTAATGTTACTTTGTTTCTTAGTGACATAACTATAAATTTTAAAGATTAATATTATCAGATAAGAGACGTTCACTGCTTTCTCAAATCTCTGTTGCAAAGATTGCCATCCCAGCCCATTAAAGTCGGTTATAAACTATTTAAATTCATTTGTAGTCGTTTGTAAACGGATAATCCGTACCTTTGATTAAATATTCATGGTATGAAAAAAGAAATCAACATCTTTGAATTTCCTTTTAATCTAGGCCTTACTAAAAAAGAACATGAAACAGAGCCCGGAGTAAAAAAACTTCCGGATTGGCTTCGAAAACTTAATTTTCATGCTAAGCTCCATCCTAAAAATATTTTGAGACTTAATGGTCCTGACTATGCAATGGATTTTGATGAAGAAACCCAGGTAAAAAATCCAGATCGAATCATTGAATATGCCCAAAAGCAATCTGACCTGATCCTGAAAAACTATGATAAAAACACCCTCAATGTAATCATTGGCGGTGACTGCAGTATTTTAATAGGAACTGCAATCGCCCTTAAAAAGCTGGGAAATTTTGGTTTATTTTATCTTGACGGGCATACTGACTATATTCCACCTGAACTTTCACCAAGTGGTGGCGTAGCCGGAATGGATCTGGCTATCGTTTCAGGAATGGGACATCAAAAACTTACCAATATTCGTGGCCTGAGGCCCTATTTTATTGAAGAAAACATCTTCTGTGTAGGAAATGCAGAAACAGACGATGAAGACTATGTAAACCAGGTTATTAATTCAGGCGTTCATTATTATGATCTGGAAAGTCTACGTAA
The sequence above is drawn from the Chryseobacterium daecheongense genome and encodes:
- a CDS encoding arginase family protein — translated: MKKEINIFEFPFNLGLTKKEHETEPGVKKLPDWLRKLNFHAKLHPKNILRLNGPDYAMDFDEETQVKNPDRIIEYAQKQSDLILKNYDKNTLNVIIGGDCSILIGTAIALKKLGNFGLFYLDGHTDYIPPELSPSGGVAGMDLAIVSGMGHQKLTNIRGLRPYFIEENIFCVGNAETDDEDYVNQVINSGVHYYDLESLRKNGFSKTAEDFLKMVQQKGLDGFFIHFDVDVLNDQIMPAVDSRTEDGIDYNNLREILTPLIENDQCFGIEITILDPDYDKQGVYTKAFVENLTRIIKK